The following coding sequences are from one Granulicella sp. L56 window:
- a CDS encoding TA system VapC family ribonuclease toxin, whose protein sequence is MIVLDANILLYAYDAESAQHRPARTYLEEIFSASDPVGLPLQSISAFLRIMTQQGLRSGCFTLHEAVEIVEEWLNLPQVRLLIPGERHWSIFQRMLIEGHASGRLVTDAQIAATTMEFGGELQTNDRDFARFPGLRWNNPLVKK, encoded by the coding sequence ATGATCGTTCTCGATGCCAACATCCTTCTCTACGCCTACGATGCCGAGTCAGCCCAGCACCGCCCGGCACGCACTTATCTGGAGGAAATCTTCTCCGCGTCTGATCCCGTTGGCCTTCCGCTCCAGAGCATCTCCGCATTTCTCCGCATCATGACGCAGCAGGGCCTGCGAAGCGGCTGCTTCACTCTGCACGAAGCAGTGGAGATCGTGGAGGAGTGGCTGAATCTTCCCCAAGTCCGTCTGCTTATTCCGGGAGAGCGTCATTGGTCGATCTTTCAACGAATGCTGATCGAGGGCCATGCCTCCGGACGGCTCGTGACCGATGCCCAGATCGCCGCGACTACCATGGAATTCGGCGGCGAGTTGCAGACGAATGATCGCGACTTCGCCCGCTTCCCCGGTCTGCGCTGGAACAATCCGCTCGTGAAGAAGTAA
- the lipB gene encoding lipoyl(octanoyl) transferase LipB — MYIHLLHLGRIPYAEGLAIQQQVVAARKQNLIGDTLLLLEHPPVLTLGRNASRSNILASDEFLQQRGIELHEINRGGDVTYHGPGQLVGYPILDLRGDLPGKKGPHLGPVDYVRLLEEVLIRICGDFGVMAQRIPKLTGVWTVAGGSIQEKKIAAIGVHVSQGVTSHGFALNVTTDLRDFEWIVPCGITDRAVTSLELEADGSHAPTMENAIHSAARNFGRIFGRQMLWNESLDELLHPADATTREAV, encoded by the coding sequence ATGTACATCCACCTCCTCCATCTCGGCCGCATCCCCTACGCGGAAGGTCTCGCCATCCAGCAGCAGGTCGTAGCCGCGCGCAAGCAGAACCTCATCGGCGACACGCTGCTCCTGCTCGAGCACCCACCCGTCCTCACCCTTGGCCGCAACGCCAGCCGCTCCAACATCCTCGCCAGCGATGAATTTTTACAACAGCGCGGCATAGAGCTGCACGAGATCAATCGCGGTGGCGACGTCACCTACCACGGCCCCGGCCAGCTTGTCGGCTATCCCATCCTCGATCTGCGCGGCGATCTCCCCGGCAAAAAAGGCCCACATCTAGGCCCGGTCGATTACGTCCGCCTGCTCGAAGAAGTCCTCATCCGCATCTGCGGCGACTTCGGCGTTATGGCCCAGCGTATCCCCAAACTCACCGGCGTATGGACGGTCGCAGGCGGCAGCATTCAGGAGAAAAAAATCGCAGCCATTGGCGTGCACGTCTCGCAGGGCGTCACCTCGCACGGCTTCGCGCTCAACGTGACGACCGACCTCCGCGACTTCGAGTGGATCGTCCCCTGTGGCATCACCGACCGCGCCGTCACCAGCCTCGAACTCGAAGCCGACGGCAGCCACGCGCCAACTATGGAGAACGCCATCCACTCCGCCGCGCGTAACTTTGGCCGCATCTTCGGGCGGCAGATGCTCTGGAACGAATCGCTCGACGAGCTGCTGCATCCAGCAGATGCGACCACCCGCGAAGCAGTTTAA
- a CDS encoding alpha/beta hydrolase yields MTKPLLLALYTMFAFGALNAQTPTWQPTPGHVQIPIWLSTPPDPRPAKAPEDMQLDTKELVAGKPWVVVENVSQPTMTVYSPTGKNTGAAVVVFPGGGYEILAIDLEGTEACDWLTSKGITCVLLKYRVPAPRSSPNWGAYPQSPIALEDAQRTLGLVRLHAAEWHIDPHKVGVLGFSAGGHLVAATSVHFRQRLYPPIDAADKESCRPDFAVALYPGHLSMRGPLNLNLDIASHITAQTPPTFLLQNEDDNVDNVNDSLSYYIALKKAKVPVEMHLYAHGGHAFGLRRTKFPTTRWPELVETWLGTIGMIPE; encoded by the coding sequence GTGACGAAGCCTCTCCTCCTTGCCCTTTACACGATGTTCGCGTTCGGCGCTCTCAACGCGCAGACCCCCACCTGGCAGCCCACGCCGGGCCATGTGCAGATACCGATCTGGCTCAGCACGCCGCCCGATCCGCGGCCAGCCAAGGCGCCGGAGGACATGCAACTGGACACGAAGGAGCTGGTCGCGGGCAAGCCGTGGGTTGTCGTGGAGAACGTCTCGCAGCCAACGATGACCGTCTATTCGCCCACGGGAAAAAATACCGGCGCGGCCGTCGTCGTATTCCCCGGTGGAGGCTACGAGATTCTCGCCATCGACCTTGAAGGCACGGAGGCCTGTGACTGGCTCACCTCCAAGGGGATTACGTGTGTCCTGCTGAAGTACCGCGTCCCCGCTCCAAGGTCGAGCCCCAACTGGGGAGCGTATCCGCAGTCGCCCATCGCTCTTGAAGATGCGCAGAGAACGTTGGGGCTGGTGCGCCTGCACGCCGCCGAGTGGCACATCGACCCGCATAAGGTCGGCGTGCTTGGATTTTCGGCAGGCGGCCATCTGGTGGCGGCGACCAGTGTGCACTTTCGGCAGCGTCTATACCCGCCGATCGATGCCGCTGACAAAGAGAGCTGCCGCCCCGACTTCGCCGTGGCCCTCTATCCCGGTCATCTGTCAATGCGCGGACCCCTCAATCTGAACCTGGACATCGCCTCCCACATCACTGCCCAGACGCCGCCCACGTTCCTGCTCCAGAACGAAGACGACAACGTGGACAACGTAAACGACTCACTGAGCTATTACATTGCGCTCAAGAAGGCCAAGGTCCCAGTGGAGATGCATCTTTACGCGCACGGCGGCCACGCCTTCGGTCTACGTCGCACGAAGTTTCCCACGACGCGCTGGCCGGAGCTGGTGGAGACGTGGCTGGGAACCATCGGGATGATCCCCGAGTAG